A window of the Chanodichthys erythropterus isolate Z2021 chromosome 21, ASM2448905v1, whole genome shotgun sequence genome harbors these coding sequences:
- the nit2 gene encoding omega-amidase NIT2, which yields MSGIFKAMSKFRLAVVQLHVSKIKADNLGRAQKLVKEAAGQGAKVVVLPECFNSPYGTGFFAEYAEKIPGESTQALSEAAKEWGVYLVGGSIPEEDGGKLYNTCSVFGPDGKLLVKHRKIHLFDIDVPGKIRFQESETLSPGNSLSMFETPFCKVGVGICYDIRFAELAQIYAKKGCQLLVYPGAFNMTTGPAHWELLQRGRAVDNQVYVAAASPARDETASYVAWGHSSVVNPWGDVITKAGSEESVVYADIDLQYLADVRQQIPITTQRRNDLYSVNSAQEG from the exons AGTTTCGTCTGGCTGTGGTGCAGTTACATGTGTCAAAGATTAAGGCTGACAATTTAGGAAGAGCACAAAAACTTGTGAAGGAGGCTGCAGGCCAAGGTGCAAAAGTTGTGGTCTTACCT GAGTGCTTCAACTCCCCTTATGGAACCGGGTTCTTTGCTGAGTATGCTGAGAAGATCCCAGGAGAGTCCACACAGGCATTGTCAGAGGCAGCCAAGGAGTGGGGGGTCTATTTAGTGGGAG GTTCCATTCCTGAGGAGGATGGAGGGAAGCTCTATAACACCTGCTCAGTTTTTGGACCTGATGGAAAGCTGCTTGTGAAACACAGGAAA ATTCATCTCTTTGACATTGATGTACCTGGGAAAATACGGTTTCAGGAGTCTGAAACACTAAGTCCAGGAAACAGTTTATCCATGTTTGAAACCC CATTTTGTAAAGTAGGTGTTGGAATATGTTATGACATCAGGTTTGCAGAGCTTGCACAGATCTATGCCAAGAAAG GTTGCCAGCTTTTGGTATATCCTGGCGCCTTCAATATGACCACAGGACCAGCTCACTGGGAGCTTCTGCAGAGGGGGAG GGCAGTAGATAATCAGGTATATGTGGCCGCTGCTTCACCAGCAAGAGATGAGACCGCCAGCTATGTGGCCTGGGGTCACAGCTCTGTAGTTAACCCTTG GGGGGATGTAATTACCAAAGCTGGGTCAGAGGAATCTGTTGTATATGCGGACATAG ACCTGCAGTATTTGGCTGATGTGCGTCAGCAGATCCCAATCACTACACAGCGACGGAATGATCTATACAGTGTTAACAGTGCTCAGGAGGGCTGA